GGATAATTTCCACTTCATGCGGCGTACCGTGCGAATCAGAGCCCTTTAGATACTGTAACCTTACTTTGGTGCCCTTCGGTCCTTTGATTAGATCAACTACGTCATCTAATCGCCAACCGATTACATCAACAAAACTTTCTTGACCTTGTGCAACAGCAATAATGCGATCATCAGATTTTAGTTTTTCGGTTTTAGATGCTGGACCACCTGGAACAAGTGAGCGGATCACAGTGTAATCTTCATCAACACCTAACACTGCACCAATACCTTCTAGTTCAAGCTGCATATCTTGCTTAAACTGTTCAGCACGGCGTGGCGATAGATAAGAAGTGTGTGCTTCGATGCTTCTTGCAAATGAGTTCATTGCAATCTGGTAAGCATCTTCGCTATTTGTTTGTGAAATACGTTTTAGCGTGTAACGGTAACGTTTTTTCAGAATTTCTTGGATTTCAGGCCATTCTTTGCCTGTAAGCTTTAAGCGAAGCGCGTCGTACTTGACGCGTTGGCGCCAGATTTCATGCAATTCCGCCATTGTGGTTGGAATTTTTGCATCTTCGCGATCAAAAAAGTAATTGTCTTCAACGTCAAATTTCATTTCTTTATCAAGTAAAGAAAGTGAATATTCAAAGCGTTCAAAACGACGACGCATATTCAAGTTAAAAATTTCAAACGCAAAAGACATATCGCCTTTAATTAATGCATTATCAATTTCATACTTGAAATGCTCGAATTTAGCCAAATCTGATTGCATGAACAAGCTTTTGTTACTATCAATCGACTCAATAAATCGGTCGTAGATTTGGCTCGATAAGTCATCGTCTAATCGAATAAGTTTGTAGTGCGAGCGAGTAAATAAATTGGTTATTCGCTTGGTTGCAGCAATATGCTGAATTTCCTGTTTTAACTCAGGTAAGTTTTCGATGCTAATATTATCGGCAGAAGCAAATAAATTTGCTGAAAATAGCGCTGCCGCCAGTGGAATAAGCCTAAACTTCTCACTCATACACTGTCTCCTTATACGATAAATAGACTCTCTGCTTTCGTTTTCACCTGCATGCCTGTTACAAGCACTACATGAATGTCTTCCTTGTTCACTTCGGTGATAGTACCTTTTACTAAAGCTTGGCCAAGTTTAACTTTTACCTCAGCATCCACTTTAATATCACCTGAAGGTAGCGCTTCTACTTTATTAGAACGACGCGCAGGTTTGTCTTTATTAGTGTTGCTAGAACTAAATTTAGTTCCTTTTGCAGCATTTTTATCAGCAAAATTGCCTTTCTTTTTGTAAGATTTCTTTTCACCAGCGTTACGCGGTGCAGGTTTCTTACGTTTAGCAAGTTTAGCACGGCTTTCTTCTAGTGCTTTATTTGCATGCTCAACGTGCTCTTGCTCAACTTTTTCTGCATCGTTACCATCAAGGTCAATACGGAACTCGTGTTTTGTAACAGATTCCAAATAACGCCAGTTAGACGTATATTTGCGAAGCGCTTGGCGAACCTGTGTTTTGCTTACGCGCTCATCGTTTTCGATGCGCTCAGCAATATCTTTAAAGATACCAACCTTCAACGGCTTGATGCCGTCTT
This region of Pseudoalteromonas spongiae UST010723-006 genomic DNA includes:
- the proQ gene encoding RNA chaperone ProQ, which produces MDSTNKLKDIKEVLNYLFTEFPACFKEKDGIKPLKVGIFKDIAERIENDERVSKTQVRQALRKYTSNWRYLESVTKHEFRIDLDGNDAEKVEQEHVEHANKALEESRAKLAKRKKPAPRNAGEKKSYKKKGNFADKNAAKGTKFSSSNTNKDKPARRSNKVEALPSGDIKVDAEVKVKLGQALVKGTITEVNKEDIHVVLVTGMQVKTKAESLFIV